Proteins encoded in a region of the Streptococcus sanguinis genome:
- a CDS encoding PTS transporter subunit IIBC, producing MMKDSFKNIFSFEFWQKFGKALMVVVAVMPAAGLMISIGKSIPMINPNLGVLVTTGGVLEQIGWGVIGNLHILFALAIGGSWAKERAGGAFAAGLSFILINRITGVMFGVTGDMLADKTAVVKTMFGASIKVSDYFISVLESPALNMGVFVGIIAGFVGATAYNKYYNFRKLPDALSFFNGKRFVPFVVILRSAIVAIVLSFVWPVVQSGINSFGVWIANSQDTAPVLAPFIYGTLERLLLPFGLHHMLTIPMNYTELGGVYEVITGSGAGTTVAGQDPLWLAWVTDLVGTKSADPSTYQHLLETVHPARFKVGQMIGSFGILMGVAAAIYHNVDADKKHKYKGMMIATALATFLTGVTEPIEYMFMFVATPLYLIYSVVQGAAFAMADIVNLRVHSFGSIEFLTRTPMAINAGLGMDIINFIWVTILFGVVMYLISNFMIKKFNYATPGRNGNYETADGSDEASSSESTGGKVAEASQAVNVINLLGGRANIVDVDACMTRLRVTVKDAEKVGTEEQWKAEGAMGLVMKGQGVQAIYGPKADVLKSDIQDLLDSGEVIPETLPSQKVESAAAEVSYKGVTEEVETVADGQVIDLADVKDPVFSQKMMGDGFAVEPENGKIYSPVAGTVTSVFPSKHAIGLVTDNGLEVLVHIGLETVSLEGKPFEVHVSEGQKVAAGDLLVTADLEAIKEAGRETSTIVVFTNATAIKSVTVEKLGQASAKTVVAKVEL from the coding sequence ATGATGAAAGATTCATTCAAGAACATTTTTAGCTTTGAATTTTGGCAAAAATTCGGTAAAGCTTTGATGGTGGTCGTTGCTGTTATGCCGGCAGCAGGACTGATGATTAGTATCGGTAAATCGATTCCGATGATTAATCCAAATCTAGGTGTTTTAGTCACTACCGGTGGTGTTTTAGAGCAGATTGGTTGGGGGGTTATTGGTAACCTGCATATCCTCTTTGCTTTGGCTATCGGTGGAAGCTGGGCTAAAGAGCGAGCTGGCGGTGCCTTTGCAGCTGGTCTGTCCTTTATCCTGATTAACCGTATTACTGGTGTTATGTTTGGCGTTACTGGTGATATGTTAGCTGATAAGACAGCTGTAGTTAAAACCATGTTTGGTGCTTCTATTAAGGTTTCTGACTATTTCATCAGTGTTTTGGAGTCACCAGCTCTGAATATGGGTGTCTTTGTCGGAATCATCGCTGGTTTTGTCGGAGCAACAGCTTACAACAAATACTATAACTTCCGTAAATTGCCAGATGCCTTGTCATTCTTCAATGGTAAGCGTTTTGTACCTTTCGTTGTTATCTTGCGCTCAGCAATCGTAGCAATTGTTTTGTCATTCGTATGGCCAGTTGTTCAATCAGGTATCAACAGCTTTGGTGTTTGGATTGCTAACTCACAAGATACTGCGCCAGTTTTGGCACCATTCATCTATGGTACTTTGGAACGTCTCTTGCTTCCATTTGGTTTGCACCACATGTTGACCATCCCGATGAACTACACAGAGCTAGGTGGTGTTTATGAGGTTATTACTGGTTCTGGTGCGGGAACAACCGTAGCTGGTCAAGATCCACTTTGGTTGGCTTGGGTAACTGACTTGGTTGGTACGAAATCAGCTGATCCTTCTACTTACCAACACTTACTTGAGACTGTTCACCCAGCTCGCTTCAAAGTTGGTCAGATGATTGGTTCTTTCGGTATCCTTATGGGGGTAGCAGCAGCTATCTATCACAATGTGGATGCTGATAAGAAACACAAATACAAAGGTATGATGATTGCGACTGCTTTGGCGACCTTCTTGACAGGGGTTACTGAGCCAATCGAGTACATGTTCATGTTTGTAGCAACTCCTCTTTACCTGATTTACTCAGTTGTTCAGGGTGCTGCTTTTGCAATGGCTGATATCGTAAACCTTCGTGTACACTCATTCGGTTCTATCGAATTCTTGACCCGTACTCCAATGGCCATCAATGCTGGCTTAGGAATGGATATCATTAACTTCATCTGGGTAACGATTCTCTTTGGTGTTGTGATGTACCTCATTTCTAACTTCATGATCAAGAAGTTCAACTATGCAACTCCAGGACGTAACGGCAACTACGAAACAGCAGACGGTTCAGATGAAGCTTCTTCATCAGAGTCAACTGGTGGTAAAGTTGCTGAAGCTTCTCAAGCAGTAAATGTTATCAACCTTCTGGGTGGTCGTGCTAATATCGTAGATGTAGATGCATGTATGACTCGTCTGCGTGTGACTGTCAAAGATGCTGAAAAAGTTGGAACAGAAGAACAGTGGAAAGCTGAAGGCGCTATGGGCTTGGTTATGAAAGGCCAAGGTGTTCAAGCTATCTACGGACCAAAAGCCGACGTTCTTAAATCTGATATTCAAGACTTGTTGGATTCTGGTGAAGTGATTCCTGAAACACTTCCTAGCCAAAAAGTAGAATCAGCTGCTGCCGAAGTTTCTTACAAAGGTGTGACTGAGGAAGTTGAAACTGTAGCGGACGGTCAAGTTATTGACTTGGCAGATGTTAAAGATCCAGTCTTCTCACAAAAAATGATGGGTGATGGATTTGCAGTTGAGCCTGAAAATGGTAAGATTTATTCACCAGTTGCTGGTACAGTAACTAGCGTCTTCCCTAGCAAGCATGCTATCGGTCTTGTGACAGATAACGGTCTGGAAGTCTTGGTACATATTGGTTTGGAAACTGTTAGCCTCGAAGGTAAACCATTCGAAGTTCATGTTTCTGAAGGGCAAAAAGTTGCAGCTGGCGATCTTCTAGTCACAGCTGACTTGGAAGCAATCAAGGAAGCAGGACGTGAAACTTCAACAATCGTAGTCTTCACAAATGCAACAGCTATCAAGTCTGTAACAGTAGAAAAACTTGGACAAGCATCTGCTAAGACAGTTGTTGCTAAGGTTGAATTGTAA